CGCAGATACTGTGGACTAAATAGTAAGGCTTTGGCTTCGAAATACTCCTCCATATCGTTGTGATAGTCGAGGTGATCCTGCGTTAGGTTTGTGAAAATTGCGACGTCATATTCACAGCCTAAGGCGCGACCTTGTGCTAAAGCGTGGGAGCTAACTTCCATAATTGCCTGTTGACAGCCAGCGGCAAGTCCCTGGGCCAATTGCTTTTGCAAGTCAACGGGAAAGGGGGTTGTGTGGGCCGCAACTTGATTAAAGCCTTGCCAACGTGTGTAGAGTGTGCCCATCATCATTGGCTGCTGCTGCGATCGCTCCAGCAGAAATTCAATCAGATGTGTCGTTGTGGTTTTGCCATTGGTCCCCGTGACGCCGATCATCTTTAGCTTTTCGGTTGGGGCCTGGTTAAATGCCACGGCCAGTTGGGCACAGGTCTCAGCGACCTGCTCAGCGACAATCAAGCAATTTTCTGGTGCCGCCGTAGCTTTGGCTGCGGCTTGGGGCGAAATTACGGCGGCGATCGCCCCAGCAGTGAGTGCCCCTTGCCAAAAATCCCCCCCGTCGACGCGGGTGCCCGGCATCCCAATAAATAGCTCGCCCGCCTGCACGGCTTGGGAATTGGTCGTGAGACCTTGGACAGTCTGGGTTAGGGCTGGATGATCCGGCACTTTCAAACCGGGGACTTGGGCTAGTAGTTCCTTTAGCTGCATCGCGTCACTCCTCGGAGGCAAAATTCTGTCGGGTTGGCCACCATTTTACGGGGCGATAGGTATTTACCACTATTTACTTGGAGATTCGCGCTGCTGCTGTAGCAGTTGTGTCAATTTCTCCACGCTCAAACGCGGCGAAGGTCGTGGAATCGGCTGTTCTTGGCCATCAATACGCCAGAATAAAACAGGAATTTCGTATTGGTACTGCTCAAACCATCTTGGCTGGGTCAAAATATCACGCACTTCGAGTGTGATTTCCAACTGGTCGATCGCCCGCAGTTTCTCTTCCAAACCTTCACAAAGGTGACAGCCGGGCTTGGCATACAAAATTAATTCCATAGTGTTCGAAAACATTGTGTTTGGGCGTTGCGAAGTGGCATCGCGGGGTCGATCGTATCAGTTTGTTCACTTAAGTGATGTAGTGACGAACTTACTTTTGGGCATCTTGAGTTAAGTTGATAAAAGTCTTGCGTATTTTTGCGAGTAAAAATTTGTATTCCTGTATCAAAATGCTGACGATTACTGATTGATTTAGAGCGTCCTCTGCGTACTCTACCATCGTCGGAATCTATCGCAAGTGATTCACTTATTCCGTTGCTTATCAGGGTCATTTCATCAGTTGGAAATATTTATGAGAATTCATACAAACACTTTATCTGTGAGTCTGTCAATGTCTCAAAAAATACTTGGCCATGCCATCAGTTTGGGCGCTGTGACACTCCTCTTCCCGGCTGCCGCACAAGCCCAAATGCCAGTCGATAATTTGCTCGAAGCCCAACTTGATGTTGACCTTACGACTCAAGACGTTTTGGCCAGCGCTAATTCAGCGGTGAGTGAGGATCTAGGTGTGGGTGCGGCGGCCGGTATGCGACTCGCCCCTGCGAGTGCTGCGCTGGCTTCAGTCTCAGAGCCCTTGTTTGTGCAGGCATTTTTAACTGATCGAATTAATAATGGTACGGATGCGCGGCGACTGATTGAAGCGCGTCAGGATGATGCGGCACCAAAAATTGCCGTTGATGCGCCGGTGGCGAAGCCTGACGATAGTGAGATTGGGAGTTTAGCCGA
The nucleotide sequence above comes from Romeriopsis navalis LEGE 11480. Encoded proteins:
- a CDS encoding glutaredoxin family protein, with product MFSNTMELILYAKPGCHLCEGLEEKLRAIDQLEITLEVRDILTQPRWFEQYQYEIPVLFWRIDGQEQPIPRPSPRLSVEKLTQLLQQQRESPSK